One window from the genome of Cucumis melo cultivar AY chromosome 12, USDA_Cmelo_AY_1.0, whole genome shotgun sequence encodes:
- the LOC103483003 gene encoding protein NRT1/ PTR FAMILY 2.8, producing the protein MDLVTPLPSSHPPPPPCQKLGGWRAVKYIIGNESFEKLSSMSLISNITVYLSTKYNVNGIFVVNVVNIWIGTSNVATLAGAFIADTRLGRYRTLLYGSIASFLGMGTVALTAALHQLRPPHCNVEDSGHCPQPHLWQLLVLFTGLGLLSIGAGGIRPCNVAFGADQFDTTTEKGKSQLESFFNWWYLSFTVALLIALTGVVYVQTNVSWTLGFAIPTICFFISISIFLLGRHTYIIVKPRGSMLKDVARVIVAAYRKRGHSISSSSFYDSPMEDSTCGEKLIHTDRFKWLDRAAIIVNPEEELDEQGKPKNSWRLCSLQQVEGFKCLVSILPVWISGIGCFIVFNQPNTFGILQAMQSNRSIGSHFKFPPGWMNLAGMIALSIWIIIYERVLIKLGKKMTGKERRLTMEQRITIGIVLSILSMITSGVVEKHRRDAALKNKLFISPTSFALLLPQHVLTGLMEAFALVAMMEFFTMHMPEHMRTVAGAIFFLTISVASYLSSLIVDVIKKVSGKIAKSPWVGGHDLNHNRLDYYYFTIAVIETLNLLYFVFFARRFVRGYDDKVKLTENGRRNDLPVKDEEC; encoded by the exons ATGGATTTGGTAACTCCACTTCCCTCCTCCCACCCTCCTCCGCCCCCTTGCCAGAAACTCGGAGGATGGCGTGCCGTCAAATACATTATCG GGAACGAGTCTTTTGAGAAGCTGTCATCCATGAGTTTGATATCTAATATCACAGTGTATCTCAGCACCAAATATAATGTCAATGGAATTTTTGTGGTTAATGTGGTTAACATTTGGATTGGAACCTCAAATGTTGCCACTTTAGCCGGTGCTTTCATTGCAGATACTCGTCTTGGCCGCTACCGCACCCTCCTATATGGCTCCATTGCATCATTCTTG GGGATGGGGACTGTTGCTCTCACCGCAGCTCTCCACCAGCTCAGACCTCCTCATTGCAATGTTGAAGATTCAGGCCATTGCCCACAGCCACATCTTTGGCAGCTCCTAGTTCTATTCACCGGTCTCGGTCTGTTGTCGATTGGCGCTGGTGGTATTCGTCCCTGCAATGTTGCATTTGGAGCTGATCAATTCGACACCACCACAGAAAAGGGAAAGTCTCAATTAGAAAGCTTCTTTAATTGGTGGTACCTTTCTTTCACCGTCGCACTACTTATAGCTCTCACTGGTGTTGTTTATGTTCAAACTAATGTAAGCTGGACCCTCGGATTTGCCATTCCCACCATTTGTTTCTTCATCTCCATCTCGATTTTCTTGCTGGGTCGGCATACTTACATCATCGTTAAGCCCAGAGGAAGCATGCTTAAGGATGTGGCTAGGGTCATTGTAGCTGCCTATAGAAAACGAGGACATTCGATTTCATCCAGCTCGTTTTATGACTCGCCAATGGAGGATTCTACATGTGGGGAAAAGCTTATTCACACAGATAGGTTCAAATGGCTGGATAGAGCTGCGATTATAGTAAATCCAGAAGAGGAATTGGATGAACAGGGAAAACCCAAAAATTCATGGAGATTATGCAGTTTACAGCAAGTGGAAGGATTCAAATGCCTAGTGTCTATACTTCCCGTTTGGATATCAGGAATTGGGTGTTTCATAGTATTCAATCAACCAAACACATTTGGGATTCTTCAAGCAATGCAATCAAACAGATCAATCGGATCCCATTTCAAATTCCCACCCGGGTGGATGAACTTAGCCGGTATGATAGCTCTATCTATATGGATCATAATCTACGAGAGGGTTCTCATCAAACTAGGAAAGAAAATGACCGGAAAAGAAAGAAGACTTACAATGGAGCAGAGAATCACAATAGGGATCGTCCTGTCGATTCTGAGTATGATCACCTCAGGGGTCGTCGAGAAACATCGAAGAGACGCTGCTTTGAAAAACAAATTGTTCATTTCACCAACAAGTTTCGCGTTGCTGTTACCGCAACATGTTCTCACTGGTTTAATGGAGGCATTTGCATTGGTAGCCATGATGGAGTTCTTCACAATGCATATGCCGGAACATATGAGAACAGTTGCAGGAGCCATCTTCTTCCTCACAATCTCAGTAGCGAGCTACTTAAGCTCTTTGATAGTTGATGTGATAAAAAAAGTGAGTGGGAAAATTGCAAAATCGCCATGGGTAGGGGGACACGACCTAAACCATAATAGACTTGACTACTACTATTTCACAATCGCCGTGATCGAAACACTGAACCTACTGTACTTCGTGTTCTTCGCAAGGCGTTTTGTGAGAGGTTACGATGATAAAGTGAAGTTGACGGAAAATGGTCGTCGGAATGATTTGCCGGTGAAGGATGAAGAATGTTGA
- the LOC103482995 gene encoding LRR receptor-like serine/threonine-protein kinase FEI 2: MGVLVLVVSSLLLSTLFSICTFALTPDGLTLLEIRSAFNDSKNLLGDWEASDEFPCKWPGISCHPEDHRVSSINLPYMQLGGIISPSIGKLSRLQRLALHENGLHGNIPNEITKCTQLRALYLRSNYLQGGIPSDIGNLSALTILDLSSNALKGAIPSSIGQLSLLRHLNLSTNFFSGEIPDFGVLSTFGSNSFIGNLDLCGHQVNKACRTSLGFPAVLPHAESDEASVPVKKSSHYIKGVLIGAMSTMGVALVVLVPFLWIRWLSKKERAAKRYTEVKKQVVHEPSTKLITFHGDLPYPSSEIIEKLESLDEEDVVGSGGFGIVYRMVMNDCGTFAVKKIDGSRKGSDQVFERELEILGCIKHINLVNLRGYCSLPSSKLLIYDFLAMGSLDDFLHEHGPGKQPLDWRARLRIAFGSARGIAYLHHDCCPKIVHRDIKSSNILLDENLEPHVSDFGLAKLLVDDDAHVTTVVAGTFGYLAPEYLQSGRATEKSDIYSFGVLLLELVTGKRPTEPSFVERGLNVVGWMHILLRENKMDEIVDKRCKDVDADTVEAILEIAAKCTDANPDNRPSMSQVLQFLEQEVMSPCPSDFYESQSDYS; this comes from the exons ATGGGTGTGCTCGTTTTGGTTGTTTCATCTCTTTTACTATCGACCCTTTTCAGCATTTGTACTTTTGCTCTCACCCCAGATG GCTTAACGTTGTTGGAAATTAGAAGTGCGTTTAATGATAGCAAAAACCTCCTTGGTGATTGGGAAGCTTCGGATGAGTTTCCCTGTAAATGGCCTGGTATATCTTGTCATCCTGAGGACCATCGGGTTAGCTCAAT TAACTTACCTTACATGCAACTTGGAGGGATCATTTCTCCCAGCATTGGTAAACTCAGCAGGTTACAGAGACT TGCACTTCATGAAAATGGCTTACATGGAAATATTCCTAACGAAATCACAAAATGTACTCAGCTCAGAGCTCT GTATTTGAGGTCTAATTATCTTCAAGGTGGCATACCTTCTGATATCGGAAACCTTTCTGCTCTTACAATACT GGATTTGTCAAGCAATGCGTTAAAGGGTGCTATTCCATCATCCATTGGTCAACTCTCGCTTTTGCGTCATTT GAATTTGTCCACAAACTTTTTCTCTGGGGAAATACCTGATTTCGGAGTTCTAAGCACATTTGGAAGCAATTC GTTCATTGGAAATCTAGATCTCTGTGGTCATCAAGTTAACAAGGCTTGCCGAACCTCACTGGGATTCCCTGCAGTGTTGCCCCATGCTGAAAGCGATGAAGCTTCTG TTCCTGTGAAAAAGTCTTCACACTACATCAAAGGGGTATTAATTGGTGCAATGTCCACTATGGGTGTTGCACTTGTAGTGCTTGTTCCATTCCTGTGGATACGGTGGCTATCAAAGAAGGAAAGAGCTGCCAAGAGATATACAGAAGTCAAAAAACAAGTGGTTCACGAACCAA GCACAAAACTTATTACTTTTCATGGTGACCTACCGTACCCATCATCTGAGATTATAGAAAAGCTGGAGTcactagatgaagaagatgtTGTCGGTTCAGGAGGATTTGGTATTGTATACCGGATGGTCATGAATGATTGTGGAACCTTTGCTGTGAAAAAGATTGATGGAAGCAGAAAAGGTTCAGATCAAGTGTTCGAGAGAGAGTTGGAGATTTTGGGTTGCATCAAACATATAAACTTGGTCAATTTGCGGGGTTACTGTAGTCTTCCATCTTCAAAGCTTCTTATCTATGACTTTCTAGCAATGGGCAGCTTAGATGATTTCTTGCATG AACATGGACCAGGAAAACAGCCTTTGGATTGGAGAGCTCGTCTTAGGATAGCCTTTGGCTCTGCTAGGGGGATTGCATACTTGCATCATGATTGTTGTCCAAAGATCGTGCATCGTGATATTAAATCGAGTAACATTCTACTTGATGAAAACTTGGAGCCCCATGTATCTGACTTTGGACTGGCCAAGCTTTTGGTTGACGACGATGCTCATGTCACAactgttgttgctggaactttTGGTTATTTGGCTCCAG AATATCTGCAAAGTGGAAGGGCAACTGAAAAATCAGATATTTATAGCTTTGGAGTCTTGTTACTGGAGCTGGTGACTGGGAAGAGACCAACGGAACCATCATTTGTAGAGCGAGGCTTAAATGTTGTTGGTTGG ATGCACATATTATTGCGAGAAAACAAAATGGATGAGATAGTTGACAAAAGGTGCAAGGACGTTGACGCCGATACTGTAGAAGCAATTCTCGAAATAGCAGCCAAATGCACGGATGCCAACCCAGACAATCGGCCATCAATGAGTCAAGTTTTACAGTTTCTTGAGCAAGAAGTCATGTCACCTTGTCCTAGTGATTTCTACGAGTCTCAGTCTGACTATTCTTGA